TTGGATCGTCTGCTTAGCAGCTTCAATCATTTTATCTCCTTCAGATTTAGCAGCATCTTTAGCTTCTCCAACGATTCTGTCTTTAATTTCTCTAGCTTCTTTCAGGATAGAATCTCTTTCAATTTTAGCTTCACGAATAATTCTTTCGTTATCAGCCTTAAGTTCTTCCATTTCTTTTTTAGCCAATTTAGCTTGGTTTAATGCATCAACGATAGAAGTTTCTCTTTCATTAACAGCATTCACGATTGGTTTCCAAGCGAATTTTGCTAGAAGAAATAACAGGATAACAAACGTAAGGGTCATCCAAAACAAAAGTCCAATTCCAGGTTCAATAATTCCCATATCTGTAAATTCTTTTTTTTAAAATGTTATTTATGGATTGTTTTTTTAAAAATTCTTAGCAGCTGCCAACCGCATGACTGCTAAGAATGTTTTTTTGAGGATAGATTACTTGATGAAAGCACCAAAGATGATCGCGATAAGACCAGCACCTTCGATAAGACCAGCAGCAATAAGCATTGCTCCTTGAATCTTACCAGC
This region of Chryseobacterium vaccae genomic DNA includes:
- a CDS encoding F0F1 ATP synthase subunit B: MGIIEPGIGLLFWMTLTFVILLFLLAKFAWKPIVNAVNERETSIVDALNQAKLAKKEMEELKADNERIIREAKIERDSILKEAREIKDRIVGEAKDAAKSEGDKMIEAAKQTIQAEKNAAMADIKTQIGTLSVNIAESILKQKLDNNEAQDELVQNYLNKSNLN